The proteins below are encoded in one region of Pseudophryne corroboree isolate aPseCor3 chromosome 8, aPseCor3.hap2, whole genome shotgun sequence:
- the LOC134949868 gene encoding 3-galactosyl-N-acetylglucosaminide 4-alpha-L-fucosyltransferase FUT3-like, whose amino-acid sequence MLKPFHCRNLIFIFPIIFFVILLSWTWGRLGQSVDLDCKERKIIYKTDESLKTSTSLINNEEKDLLVLVWVWPFGEPFPLDTCQNVYGIPGCKLTANRSLYNIADAVVMHHVDIMYDEKSLPQQPRPHYQRWVWFNMEPPLIIKNLHFLDNLFNMTMTFRQDSDVYRPYGRVEALREPSNFIIPAKSKLVSWVVSKWYPGVRRNVYYEELKKYIPIDVYGKKHMKLSWDDFYQTISQYKFYLAFENSIYKDYITEKLWSNAYDSWAVPIVLGTSRKNYERFLPGDAFIHVDDFPSAKDLASYLLELDKDNKRYLKYFLWRSQYRVVRETGWDNHYCKACRVLRQAPYYQVIPSVEKWFLEDI is encoded by the coding sequence ATGTTGAAACCTTTCCATTGTCGCAATCTGATCTTCATCTTTCCCATTATCTTCTTTGTGATCTTGCTATCATGGACTTGGGGAAGATTAGGTCAGTCAGTGGACCTTGATTGTAAAGAGAGAAAGATCATTTACAAAACAGATGAATCCCTAAAGACTTCCACAAGCTTGATTAACAATGAGGAGAAAGACCTCCTTGTCCTTGTATGGGTCTGGCCTTTTGGAGAACCATTCCCATTAGACACTTGTCAGAATGTTTATGGTATTCCTGGGTGCAAATTAACAGCAAACAGGAGTTTATACAACATTGCGGATGCTGTGGTCATGCACCATGTGGATATCATGTATGATGAGAAATCTTTGCCACAACAACCAAGGCCTCATTATCAACGTTGGGTATGGTTCAACATGGAACCTCCATTGATTATTAAAAATCTGCATTTCCTGGATAACCTATTTAACATGACTATGACATTCCGGCAGGACTCTGATGTCTACAGACCCTATGGACGAGTTGAAGCCTTGAGAGAACCTAGTAACTTCATCATCCCAGCCAAGTCTAAATTGGTCTCTTGGGTGGTTAGTAAGTGGTATCCGGGTGTCCGGCGCAATGTCTACTATGAGGAGCTGAAGAAATACATTCCAATTGATGTCTATGGGAAGAAACACATGAAATTGTCCTGGGATGACTTCTATCAAACCATCTCCCAGTACAAATTTTACCTGGCCTTTGAAAATTCCATCTATAAGGATTATATTACTGAGAAACTGTGGTCGAATGCCTACGACTCTTGGGCTGTTCCCATTGTATTAGGGACCTCTCGTAAAAACTATGAGCGTTTTCTGCCTGGAGATGCTTTTATTCATGTAGATGATTTCCCAAGCGCAAAGGACCTAGCGTCTTATCTTCTAGAGTTGGATAAAGATAACAAAAGATACCTGAAGTACTTTCTCTGGAGATCTCAATACCGTGTGGTAAGAGAAACTGGGTGGGATAACCACTACTGCAAAGCCTGCCGGGTTCTGCGCCAGGCTCCATATTACCAAGTTATCCCTAGTGTGGAAAAGTGGTTTTTAGAAGACATATAA